The window CATAAGCACCGTTGAAAACATAGAAAAATATTAACAGTAATTCCAAGCCTATAAGTTTAAAGGTAATCTTTTTGTTCATTTCATGGATTCCTTTCGATGCTGAATTTCTTATATCCGTACATCTTATGGTAATATGATTAGATTTAGACTGGATTCGCTGATGCCTTATACATAGCACTTGTAATTACTGTATAGAGCAGAATACTAATACCAAGTAAACTACTTAATAGGACATAAACAGAGGCCTCTGATAGCAGATTATACAGTGGGAGGTACCATTCGAAAATTACCATAACAATCGGAATCAATGCAAGCAAGCCAATAAAACTATAGCCACCTAGTGTGCCTAAACGGTAAAAGACAACATTTAATAAAAGTCCAGAAAGGAGAAAAAATAATAGTAACACTGTGTCTAAAGTAATCGTTAGTAAGAATGACTGGGCATTTTCAAAAAATTGAATAGGATGAATAATGATCGTATCTTTAATATGCAATAGGTCAGAAAAGTAGGTAATCATTGTATGGGTGCAAGTAATAATGAGAGCTCCTACAATGCTCCACACGATGAAAAAAAGTCCGACATTGTATAGATATTGCCAACGGCTTAAGCCAAGCTTTAAAAAATATGGCATGGTTCTATTTAATATTTTAGCGCCCATCGTACTATAAAAAATATAGACAGGTATAGAAATCGTGATCACAAAGGAAATATATTTGCCAAAAAAGGTGTCTAAGAAAAACGACAGTAAGACAATGGAAAATAAAATACTCCAGAATATAATATTTTTCTTTTTATAGCTTTGAAATAATACATAAAAGCTACCCTTTACTGTATTCATACAATTGCCCTCGCTTTCTGCTGTTTACTTAAATACACTAACATGTCTTGTAGAGAAACACTTTCACGTGTAATATTGTTGCCTTCTATTGAGCGTCCATTGGCATAGACTACGGCGGTCATTTCATGCATGAACGAATGCTGGTAAATAACCTCCAAACCAGCAGTTGCCTGCTCGACATCAAGAGCGCCACCTTTCACAGCGACAATATGCTGCCGCCATTCATCCGCCGTTTTTTGAAGTAGTAATTGTCCTTCGTGAAGTATAAGGATTTCCTCAAACAACTCACTTGCTTCATCAATTAAATGCGTTGACAAGATAAATAATCTTGGATTTTCAGACTGCTGTTCAATCAATAAATCATAAAATGTATTACGTCCGGCTACATCTAGCCCGATATAGGGTTCATCAAAAATCGTGATGCCTGCATTGCTAGCAAAGCCTGTAATAATACCCAGTGCCGAGACCAATCCCTTCGACAGACTGCGCACTTTGTCTTTCGGATTAAGCGCAAATACCTGTAGCAGCTCTAAAGCAAGATGTTCATCCCATTTTGGATAAAAGAAGCTATTGGCTTTTAAGCTTTGAGCAATGGTCATTTCCTCTTGAAAATTACCACTCTCTGCAACAAAGCAAATGTCACGTAAAATAGCTGGGGCATTAAAGACATGTTCTCCATTCACACAAACACTCCCGTTAGATGGAGCAATCAGTCCTGCTAACAGATTTAAGAAGGTCGTTTTTCCAGCACCGTTATGACCTAAGAAACCAATGATTTTCGGACCTTCAATCGTAAACGAGACATTTTTTAGTGCCTGCTTGTGCTTATACGATTTACTTACATTACTTACTTTAATCATCATAAGTTATCCCCTTTGTAACATATTTTGTAATTCTTCATGTGAGATGCCTAATCTTGTTGCTTCTTTTTTCAGTGGTTCAATATGCTGGGCAAAAAAACTTTCTTTCCGCTCACTAACTAATATCATTCGCGCATCAGTACTGACAAACATACCGACGCCACGTTTTTTATAAATCACACCCTTATCCACTAATTCGTTCACGCCCTTTCCTGCTGTAGCTGGGTTGATTTGATATTCCTTGGCAAATTCATTTGTTGATGGAATGCGATCTTCAGGTTGTAACAGTTCATCGAGAATAGCATCCTCAATGCGTTCACGTATTTGTTGGAAAATAGGCTTTTCATTGCTTAACGAATAGCTCACAATCCACCTCCTAGTTCACTGGTTAGTTAGTTGTGTAACTAACCATACAACGTGATTTGGAGATTGTCAATCCATTTGATGGAAAAATTTTCACTTGATGTAACGCACAAATAAAGTTGGAATCTGTAATTAAGGAAGGGGAGCAGGGCGAAAAATATCGGCTAGAGGCAAAGGTGATTGTTGAAGTGGGGGAATGATAAACTGTCTAGATTGAGCAAATTTGGTCGTCATCAACGGTCAAAAATACTTGGCGAACGAGCAAACATGCGGCTATCCGGTCAAAACCAGCAAACCCAAGTAACCCATCGTATAAACCACAACAAAATTAAAAGGATGAGCAGATGTCTCATCCTTTCAATTCATCCTCGATTATATGAAGTGCTACGACTTACAAAAGCTGTTTTACTTTTTCACTACTACTTGCACAACGTAGCATTTGCCAGTATGCAGTTGACCTTCATGGACCGTCCTATCTTTCTGTCAGTAATGGTTCTTCAATTAAATCAACAAGCTTCGTTTGGACATGTACATTTTGTGCTTTTGCAAATGCCTTTGGTTTATCTAGCCCTGATTGTGCATAGTCATAAGCTGTAACAATGGCATTGGCAGCTACATATACTGCTTTCCTCCTTCTCCTTCCGCATATGCTGCGATAGTAGAGCTTGTTGGAAAACGGTCAGACTGTTCTCATATAAATTCATTTGCTTTTGTTCCGTATACATATTCTTAAAGCGTTCATTTTTTATCCCCTCGTATTTGTTGCGTAAACATCGTATAAAAAAGGCCGCGCTGTGTAAGCAATTGTTCAAATGTGCCACTTTCTGCTAGTGTGCCATTATTCATCACGAAGATGCGGTCCATTTTTGCTAAATCTATTAGCTTATGTGTAATCAGGACAATTGTTTTATCTTTTCCTTTTGTAAGTATAGTGTTAAATAAATGTACCTCGGTTTGGGCATCTACACTCGTGAATGGTTCATCTAACAGCCATAGGTCACTATTTTTTAATAGTACACGTGCAAAGGCAAGGCGTTGTTTTTCGCCTCCCGATAAATTGCCGCCTTTTTCATAGACAATAGCAGTTAATGATTTCGTAATAAATACTTGGTCGAGCACTTGCTGTAGTTCTTCATCTGTCGCGGTTGGTTTTGCCAGTAGTAAATTTTCTCGAAGGGTTCCAGAGAAAAAGTGATTATGCTGTAATTGAATAGTCATTTGTGCCCAAAGTTCCTGCTCATCGATAGAGCGCATCGGCTGCTCATTTATAAAAATCTCGCCACTAATCGGCTTGAGCCCATGAATAAGCAGTTGAAATAATGTCGATTTGCCAGAGCCACTTGGACCGACAATCGCTACTTTTTCACCTGCGACGATTGTACAATTGACATGTAAAACAGCAGAATGCAATGTGTTTTGATACGAATAAGATACATTTTCACATGTAATGTGCAATGGCTTATTGCTTACTAATGGCATACGCTCAGTAGGAGAAGCGGGTGGTGCAATCGCATCTAATCGCGCGGTCGCTTCTTGAGCATTTTTATAATGACTAGGTAGCATCGCAAGTGGGATAGCCGATTCAAACACTGTTAATGCCACTAATACTAGCATCGCAAGGTATAAACCATCTAAAGTACCGATTGAAACGAAATAGGCCCCTACACTGACGATGAAAAACGCCGTTAATAAAGAAATGAACTGATTCCAAAAATGCATGCTTTGTTCACGATTTAGCTCTTGTTTTTTTAGTCGTGAATAATCTGTACTTATGATTTGTAACGACTGTTCCTTCGTTGCTAATTGGTAATGTAGCTGTAAATCACGGTAACCGTATAAATATTCCGCTGCTTCATTTGTAAATGCATTTTTGACCTGCACAGCTGTATTCGATTTTTGATAAATCAAAATTGCAGGGACGACTGTACTTGTGAACATAAAGCCAATCATCAAAATCAGTGCTAGCCACGGTGAAAACCACAGTGTAAAAAGAATCGTTGCGAAAAAAACAAATAGCGCAATAAACGGTGGATAGACGACCCTTAAGAAAAAATGTTGCAATAGATCCACATCACTCGTAATTCGATTTAATAAATCGCCACTTTTGTATGCCTGTAATAAGTTTGTTTGCGGTACTAACTTTTTAAAAAAGCGCATGCGTACAGCACTCATAAAGCGAAAGGTAACACGGTGTGAAATAAAGCGTTCGGCATATTTACTAACTGATTTGACAACACCGAAAAGCTTTAAAAATGCCGTTAAAATCAAAATAATATAAAAAGGAGGCATGAGAGCCGCTTTTGAAATGAGAAAGCCACTTTGTGCAAATAATGCTACTGCTGTAAGACCGCTAATTGTACCAGTGGTCATCGCAAGTAGCACATCTTTTTTATCATGTAAAATCATCTGAATAAGTGCTTTCATCATACGTACCTCTTTTCTTCATATATTCGTAAAACGGGTGAGATGCTAATTGTGCATGCGTGCCGCTCACGCTAACTTGACCATTTTCAATAATATATAATGTATCAGCATGCTGAATGCTCTCGAATCGATGTGCGACCGTAATGACGGTTGCATGTTGACGGAATGAATACATCGCTTGTGTGAGCAGTTGCTCTGTTAACACATCCAGTCCTGCAGTTGGTTCATCGAAAAATAAAATTGCTGGGTTCTTTAAAAAAGCACGAGCAATAGCGACGCGTTGTTTTTCGCCACCAGATAATCCACGTCCACCTTCACCGATGTTTGTGTCTAATTGTTCAGACAATTTGTCCAGCCAAGATGTGAGTTGTGCTTTATGCAATGCTTCATAAATCTCCTCATCAGTAGCTGAAAGCCCCATTCGAATATTATCTCGAAGCGTACCAGCAAATACATATGGATGTTGCGAAATATAGCTCATTTGACGATACCAATCTTGCTCAGACAGTTGTATGCGCGGTTTACCATCGATTAAAACCGCACCGTTAGATAATTCCACCATACTTGACAGCATATTTAAAATCGTTGTTTTACCGTGACCAGTTGGACCGATTAAAGCAACCATTTCCCCAGGTTTTACATCAAGAGAAATTGGTCCAATGAGCGGCCCATTTTCATATTGGTACGTTGCGTTTTGTAAGGAAAGCTGTGGTTTATCGTCAATCGGCTCTTTGCCCCAATGCACGGGTGTTGCGGTTGTTTGCATAGCCTCTTCAATAACGGAAACCGCACCTAAACTTCCTCGACCTGTATGAAAAGCAGCGCCGAGTTCTTTTAAGGAATTGTAGTACTCAGGCGCTAACGTTAAAACAAAAAATGCAGGAGCAAAAGTGAGCGACTGAAAGACAATCATTTGAAAGCCAATTTCGAGCGCGACCAATCCGACCCCTAATGTTGTAATTAGTTCAATAAATAATGTGGAAACAAAAGCAATTCTTAAAACGGACAATGTACGTTCCATAAATCCTTTATTGCTTTCTGCTAGCACTGCCTCTTGCTTATCGCTTTGTCCAAAAAGACGAATCGTTTGAAGCCCTTGCAGTAAATCAAGGAATTTCCCAGAAAATCGATTCATCGCCACTAATTGTTCTTCGGATTTTGCTTTTGTTTGCATGCCGACCATGATATACGTTAACGGAATAAACGGAGCTGTAATGAGCATAATCCAGCCACTTGCCACATGTGTCATAAATACAGCAATTATCACAATGAGGGGTACGACGGTTGTTTTGATGACCTGTGGTATATATTCCCGGTAGTAACTTTCTAATTGATCTACTGTATCAATTAACAATGTCACCTTTTCACCTGTTTGTGTGGTCATTTGCGTTTCCATTGCATTTTGTGTCCAATGCTGAAGCAATGTTTGGCGAATCGAATTTTTGATACGCTCAGCCAATGTCCCGCCTATTCTATTTAGCCAAAACTGTGTAAATAAGCGTAACAGGATAGCAAGAAATAATAATAGTAAAAAACGAAGTGTAGATGAAAAAGGACTTTGTTCTATAAATACAAGGTTGACAATTTGCACAATGCTATAGCCTTGTAAAACGATACTGCAACCTAAAAATACAGATAAAACAAAGAGGACAAGCAGCTTCCCTTTATGTGCCGCTGCCCATGTTTGTAAAGAATGCATCGTATCAGCTCCTTTCTTCTTATATTAATATAGATAAATACAAATAAAATTAGGGGTTTTCCACTAAAAAAACAAGTCTTGTTTAGGGGGAAACCCCTATATTTTTGAAATATAGATTTTACTATGATTAGAGTGTAAAGTTTCACAACACAAAAATGCAGAAAGAAGGAAGAAGCGTGAAAAATTCTTTCAAAGTCGTCATTGTTGGTGGGGGAACAGCTGGTATTTCTGTTGCCGCTCGCTTATTGAGAAAATCGCAAAGCCTCAACCATGAAGTGGCGATTATAGATCCAGCATCAAAGCATTATTATCAGCCGTTATGGACGCTTGTCGGTGGAGGAGCTGCTAAAAAAGAAGATTCGGAACGTTCAATGGACTCTATTATCCCAGAAGGTGCAGAATGGATTCAACAACCTGTGCTTGAATTTAAACCTGAACAAAACGAAGTCACCCTAGGCGATCAAACATCTGTTACGTACGATTACTTAGTTGTAGCAGGCGGTATTGAAATTAACTGGGGTGCCATTAAAGGGTTAAAAGAAGCGCTTGGTACAAAATCTGTTTGCAGTAACTATTCATTTGAACATGTAGATTATACATGGGAAACGATTCGTAATTTAAAATCAGGTACAGCCTTATTTACACACCCGAATTCACCAGTAAAATGCGGTGGTGCACCACAAAAAATTATGCATATAGCTGAAGATTACTTCCGTAAAGCGGGTGTTCGTCAAAATATGAAAGTTGTATTCGGTTCAGCAAATCCAGCCATTTTCGATGTACTCAAATACCGTGAGGCGTTAGAAAAAGTAGTGGAACGAAAACAAATCGATACACGATTCCGCCGTAACTTAATCGAAATTAAAGCGGATGAAAAAATTGCAATCTTTGATAATCTAGATACCGGTGCGAAAGAGGAAGTGAAGTATGACATGATTCACGTCACACCTTATATGAATGCACCCAAATTTATCGCGAATAGCCCATTAGCTGATCAAAATGGTTGGGTAGATGTAGATATGTATACATTGCAACATAAAAAATATACGAACGTGTTTGGCATTGGCGACTGTGCAAATTTACCGACATCTAAGACCGGGGCAGCCATCCGTAAGCAAGCGCCTGTCGTAGCCGAAAATGTCCTCGCTTGTATGCGCAATCAAACAATGGATAAAACGTATAACGGTTATTCATCTTGCCCAATCGTCACAGGTTACAACAAGCTAATTTTAGCAGAGTTTGACTATACAAAAGAGCCTGCTGAATCTATGCCATTTAACCAAGCCGTTGAACGTACGAGCATGTATATGCTGAAAAAAGATTTATTACCAATCATGTACTGGGATGGCATGCTAAAAGGAACGATGTAGAAAGGAGGCATATGTAATGGAAACGAATCCGTTACTAGAGCAACTAAAGCAGCCGGATGTTCAAGCAGCTCTCGTATCATTATTACAGCAATTGCCGACCTATGAAAAAAACTTACAAGCAATCGGCAATATAGTAAGTTTTGGACAAGCGGTATTACAAGATCAGCAAGCCATTCAAAAATACGACGAACTTGTACGAAGCTATAACTTAAATCTTGAAACAGTGGAAGCATTAGTTGGCTTACTAGAAAAATTGCCGAAACTTTTACAAATGATCAATCAGTTAGAAAACGTGCTCGATTTTGCAACAGCTGTATTAGCGGATCAACAAACAATCGATTATGCAACAGCAAGTATCCAATCCTACGCAGAACCTGTTGTAGAAAAAGGAAAACAAGGCTTATCGCTAGTAAAAGAAATTCAACAACAAGCAGAAGCAACAACAGAACCAGTAAAACTCTTTACCATTATGAAATGGTTAAAAGAACCGAGTGTTCAACAGTCACTGAAATATGTGCAAGCAACACTACAGGTTTTAAATAAACAATCAAATTAAAAGGAGAGAATTTTATGTTATTACGTTATTTCTATGATGAAAAATTAGCACACGCTTCTTACCTGGTAGGTTGTCAACGAAAAGGCGAGGCAGTGATTGTTGACCCAATGCGCAACATTGAGCCATACATCCAAGTAGCAGAAAAAGAAAATATGAAAATTGTTGGGGCATTAGAAACGCACATCCATGCCGATTTTGTAGCAGGTTCTCGTGAATTAGCCGATCGTTTCGGTGCAACAATGTATATTTCAGATGAAGGCGATGAAAACTGGAAATATCAAAATTTAGAAGGCATTAACCATGTGTTATTAAATGATGGTGACAAATTTGAACTTGGTAAGCTTACTTTTGAAGTAATGCATACACCAGGTCATACGCCAGAATCGATTTCATTCCTGTTAACAGATGGAGCAGCGGCAGACAAACCAATGGGCTTCTTTACAGGTGACTTCGTGTTTGCTGGGGATATTGGTCGACCAGACTTACTTGAAAAAGCAGCAGGTATTCAAGGTACAGCTGATGCAGGAGCAAAAGTGATGTATACATCTGTGGAGCGCTTTAAGCAATTACCGGACTATTTACAAGTATGGCCAGCACATGGAGCAGGTAGTGCGTGTGGGAAAGCGCTTGGTGCAGTACCTTCTACAACAGTTGGCTATGAAAAACAATTCAACTGGGCAATGCAATTTGACAACGAGCCAGACTTCGTGAAAGCATTATTAGATGGTCAACCAGAACCACCTTATTACTTTGCAGTGATGAAATCAGTCAATAAAATTGGTATTGAGTTAATTAAAAATTTACCAGAGTCAAAAGTTATTACTTCTGTTGAAGAAATTGAAGGATTGATTGCAGCAGGGCGGCAAGTAGTAGATACACGTGATGCACAAAGCTTCTCACAAGGACATATTAAGGGAACGATGAACGTGCCATTTAATAACTCATTCACAAACTGGATGGGCTGGATTGTTAACTACAAGGAACCTTTATATTTACTAGTTGATCCTGCTCAGATGAATGACATGCTGATCGCACTTCGTTCAATCGGTATTGACCAAGTACTAGGTTATGCAGATGTAGAAGCGATGATTGAGCAAGCGAATGTACTAGATTCATATGAAAATGTTACACCTTCAGAGGCAAAAGCGATGATGGACGCAGAAGATGTAGCTGTATTAGATGTGCGTAATCTGACAGAATATAATGAAGGGCATATTGAAGGTGCACAGCACATTATGGTTGGTACATTAAAAAATCGTTTAGATGAAGTGCCAAATAAAAAACTCATTGTTCAATGTCAAGCAGGTGGTCGTTCTGCTATTGCAGCCAGCATATTAAAAACAAAT of the Lysinibacillus fusiformis genome contains:
- a CDS encoding ABC transporter ATP-binding protein, giving the protein MMIKVSNVSKSYKHKQALKNVSFTIEGPKIIGFLGHNGAGKTTFLNLLAGLIAPSNGSVCVNGEHVFNAPAILRDICFVAESGNFQEEMTIAQSLKANSFFYPKWDEHLALELLQVFALNPKDKVRSLSKGLVSALGIITGFASNAGITIFDEPYIGLDVAGRNTFYDLLIEQQSENPRLFILSTHLIDEASELFEEILILHEGQLLLQKTADEWRQHIVAVKGGALDVEQATAGLEVIYQHSFMHEMTAVVYANGRSIEGNNITRESVSLQDMLVYLSKQQKARAIV
- a CDS encoding GntR family transcriptional regulator, encoding MSYSLSNEKPIFQQIRERIEDAILDELLQPEDRIPSTNEFAKEYQINPATAGKGVNELVDKGVIYKKRGVGMFVSTDARMILVSERKESFFAQHIEPLKKEATRLGISHEELQNMLQRG
- the cydC gene encoding thiol reductant ABC exporter subunit CydC, whose protein sequence is MKALIQMILHDKKDVLLAMTTGTISGLTAVALFAQSGFLISKAALMPPFYIILILTAFLKLFGVVKSVSKYAERFISHRVTFRFMSAVRMRFFKKLVPQTNLLQAYKSGDLLNRITSDVDLLQHFFLRVVYPPFIALFVFFATILFTLWFSPWLALILMIGFMFTSTVVPAILIYQKSNTAVQVKNAFTNEAAEYLYGYRDLQLHYQLATKEQSLQIISTDYSRLKKQELNREQSMHFWNQFISLLTAFFIVSVGAYFVSIGTLDGLYLAMLVLVALTVFESAIPLAMLPSHYKNAQEATARLDAIAPPASPTERMPLVSNKPLHITCENVSYSYQNTLHSAVLHVNCTIVAGEKVAIVGPSGSGKSTLFQLLIHGLKPISGEIFINEQPMRSIDEQELWAQMTIQLQHNHFFSGTLRENLLLAKPTATDEELQQVLDQVFITKSLTAIVYEKGGNLSGGEKQRLAFARVLLKNSDLWLLDEPFTSVDAQTEVHLFNTILTKGKDKTIVLITHKLIDLAKMDRIFVMNNGTLAESGTFEQLLTQRGLFYTMFTQQIRGDKK
- the cydD gene encoding thiol reductant ABC exporter subunit CydD, with protein sequence MHSLQTWAAAHKGKLLVLFVLSVFLGCSIVLQGYSIVQIVNLVFIEQSPFSSTLRFLLLLFLAILLRLFTQFWLNRIGGTLAERIKNSIRQTLLQHWTQNAMETQMTTQTGEKVTLLIDTVDQLESYYREYIPQVIKTTVVPLIVIIAVFMTHVASGWIMLITAPFIPLTYIMVGMQTKAKSEEQLVAMNRFSGKFLDLLQGLQTIRLFGQSDKQEAVLAESNKGFMERTLSVLRIAFVSTLFIELITTLGVGLVALEIGFQMIVFQSLTFAPAFFVLTLAPEYYNSLKELGAAFHTGRGSLGAVSVIEEAMQTTATPVHWGKEPIDDKPQLSLQNATYQYENGPLIGPISLDVKPGEMVALIGPTGHGKTTILNMLSSMVELSNGAVLIDGKPRIQLSEQDWYRQMSYISQHPYVFAGTLRDNIRMGLSATDEEIYEALHKAQLTSWLDKLSEQLDTNIGEGGRGLSGGEKQRVAIARAFLKNPAILFFDEPTAGLDVLTEQLLTQAMYSFRQHATVITVAHRFESIQHADTLYIIENGQVSVSGTHAQLASHPFYEYMKKRGTYDESTYSDDFT
- a CDS encoding FAD/NAD(P)-binding oxidoreductase — translated: MQKEGRSVKNSFKVVIVGGGTAGISVAARLLRKSQSLNHEVAIIDPASKHYYQPLWTLVGGGAAKKEDSERSMDSIIPEGAEWIQQPVLEFKPEQNEVTLGDQTSVTYDYLVVAGGIEINWGAIKGLKEALGTKSVCSNYSFEHVDYTWETIRNLKSGTALFTHPNSPVKCGGAPQKIMHIAEDYFRKAGVRQNMKVVFGSANPAIFDVLKYREALEKVVERKQIDTRFRRNLIEIKADEKIAIFDNLDTGAKEEVKYDMIHVTPYMNAPKFIANSPLADQNGWVDVDMYTLQHKKYTNVFGIGDCANLPTSKTGAAIRKQAPVVAENVLACMRNQTMDKTYNGYSSCPIVTGYNKLILAEFDYTKEPAESMPFNQAVERTSMYMLKKDLLPIMYWDGMLKGTM
- a CDS encoding MBL fold metallo-hydrolase yields the protein MLLRYFYDEKLAHASYLVGCQRKGEAVIVDPMRNIEPYIQVAEKENMKIVGALETHIHADFVAGSRELADRFGATMYISDEGDENWKYQNLEGINHVLLNDGDKFELGKLTFEVMHTPGHTPESISFLLTDGAAADKPMGFFTGDFVFAGDIGRPDLLEKAAGIQGTADAGAKVMYTSVERFKQLPDYLQVWPAHGAGSACGKALGAVPSTTVGYEKQFNWAMQFDNEPDFVKALLDGQPEPPYYFAVMKSVNKIGIELIKNLPESKVITSVEEIEGLIAAGRQVVDTRDAQSFSQGHIKGTMNVPFNNSFTNWMGWIVNYKEPLYLLVDPAQMNDMLIALRSIGIDQVLGYADVEAMIEQANVLDSYENVTPSEAKAMMDAEDVAVLDVRNLTEYNEGHIEGAQHIMVGTLKNRLDEVPNKKLIVQCQAGGRSAIAASILKTNGFHNLVNMTGGYGQWVIEVK